The following nucleotide sequence is from Tardiphaga alba.
GACACTGCCAATGTCCTGCAGATCCGCGCCGCACTGAAGATCGTCGCACGCGATCTCCGCGAGGTCCGTGGCATCCTCCAGGCGATGGCGAAAAAGTATCGCGACACGCCGATGGCCGGGCGGACCCATCTGCAGCAGGCGCTGCCGGTGACTTTCGGCTACAAGGCCGCGGTCTGGCTGTCGTCCATCGACCGCCATATCGAGCGCGTCGATCAGGCGCTGCCGCGCATCTTGCTCGGTGAATTCTCCGGCGCTGCCGGCACGCTGGCCTCGGTGGGCGAGGGTGGCCTCGAAATGCAGAAACTGTTCTGCGAGGAACTCGGCCTGCATCAGCCGTCGATCACGTGGCACGTCGCGCGCGACGGCATTGCCGAAGCGGTGACGCTGCTCGGTCTCATCACCGGCACCCTCGGCAAGATCGCCACCGACGTGATGCTGCTGTCGTCGTCCGAATTCGGCGAAGTGGCGGAGCCGTTCGTGCCGGGCCGCGGCGCGTCCTCGACCATGCCGCAGAAGCGCAATGCGATTTCGAGCGAGCTGATGCTCGCTGCCGCCAAGGCTGTGCGCCAGCACGTCGCCACCATGCTCGACGGCATGATCCATGATCTCGAACGCGCCACCGGCCCCTGGCATGTGGAATGGGCCTCGCTGCCGGAGAGCTTCCTGCTCACCGCCGCGTCGCTGGCCAATGCAAAGTTCATGCTCGGCGGTCTCGTGGTTCATGAGAAGCGGATGCTGGACAATCTCGATCTCACCCACGGGCTCATTGTGGCGGAAGCCGTGATGATGGCGGCTGCGCCCAAGCTCGGTCGCCAGCATGCGCATGACGTCGTCTATGACGCCTGCCGCAAGGCCATCGATGGCGGCGGCAGGCTTGCCGATATTCTCACCGAGGTACCGGAGATCGTCGAAGCGCTCGGCGGCAAAGACGAAATCCGCAAGCATTGCGATCCCGCGAATTATCTCGGCCTGTGCGGCCCGATGGTCGATCGCGTGCTGAGCCTGAGCAAATAGTTCGATATCGTTTGATCGGTTGAGCGCAGCGAAAATTCATGCTGCTCGTCGTCTGCGCTCAATCCATTCTACGGCAGCGTCAGCCGCCTTGCCGCAGCCGCGCCAACACCTTCAGGCCGCCATAGCCATCCGCAGGCAGCAGTCCTGCTTTGGTCTGGAAATTTCGCACTGCCTGCATCGTGTCATTGCCGACGCGCCCATCAGTGCCGCCGGTGTCGAAGCCCGCGCGTGTCAATCGCGTCTGCAATTCCTGCACTTCAGCGAGCGTGAGGATGCGCTCCGAGCCGGGGAACGGCTGGATGAAAGGCGGCGCGCCGAGAATGCGGTCGCCGAGATGGCAGATCGCCAGCGCGTAATTCATCGACGGATTGTAGCTGCGCACGGCGTAAAAACCCTGGCCGAGCAGGAAGCTGGGTCCGCCCGCCGCCGGCGTCCAGAGTTTTGCCGTTGCATTTGGTTGCGGAAAGGCCTGCCCATCCGCACGCGTCACGCCGGCTGCAGTCCATGATGCGTAACTGCGCTTGGCATCCGACGAAGCGGCACCGTCAGCGCGCACCTCATAACCCCAATGCTCGCCGCGCGGATATTTTCCGCGGTTGACGAGGAAGCGCGCGCTGGAGCCGAGCGCGTCATCGGGCTTGCCGAAGGGCGAGACGCGACCGTCCTTGTCGTAGTCGATGCCGACATTGAGCCAGACTTCGGGCATCCATTGCGTATGCCCCATGGCGCCGGCCCAGGAGCCGCGCATCTCGTCCGGCGTGCTCCAGCCGTTCTGCACCACGCGTAGCGCGTTGATCAGTTCGGTTTCCCAGTAAGCGCGGCGGCGCGGCTCGTTCCAGGCGAGCGCCGAGAGCTGCGGAAACACCGGGCGCATGTGATTGGTCTGCACCAAGGGATCGCCATAGGCGGACTCGACGCCCCACAGCGCCAGCAGCGTGCCGCGCTCGACGCCAAAATCACGCTCGATGCGATCGAACAGCCCGCTGTTCTTGCGGAGCGCGTCCTTGCCGGCGGTGATGCGCCAGTCGGAGGCGCGACGGTTCACATATTGCCAGACCTGTTCGTGAAACTCGGGCTGCTTCTTCATCTTCTGGAACACGGACATGTCCGGCTCCAGGCGGCCCATCACGCGGTCATAAGTGGCCGCGGAAATGCCTTTGGCCGATGCCTTGGCGCGAAATCCGTCGCGCCAGGCATCGAAGCCCGCGGGCGCGGAGAGCGCTGCGCCGGGCAGCGTAAGCGTTGCCGCGGCGCCGAGACCGGACTGCAGCACTGCACGGCGGGTGAGGCGGAGATCGATCTGATTCATCCCGTCAGTCTAGCGCGGGATGGCCGGGTGCGGCAGGGCAAAGCTGTCGCAGCAACGTGCTCCGCCGGCGCAAAACAAAAGCCCCGGACGCGGTGAGCGTCCGGGGCTTGATGTCAGTTCGACCGCCGAAGGATCAGTCCTTGGCGCGCTCGACGTAGGAACCATCTTCGGTCAGCACGACGATGCGCGTGCCGGTGCCGACATGCGGGGGAACCGCGGAGCGGATGCCGTTGGACAGGATCGCCGGCTTGTAGGAGGACGAGGCGGTCTGGCCCTTGGTGACCGGCTCGGTCTCGACGACTTCGAGCGTCACGCGCTGCGGCAGCACGATGGCGACTGGCACCATGTCGTGCAGCGAGAGCTTCACGACCATGTTTTCCTGCAGATACGGGGCGGAGGTGCCGATCACGTCCGGCGGAACCTGGACTTGGTCGTAGGTCTCCTGGTTCATGAAATGGTAGCCGTCGGCGTCCTGATAGAGGTAGGAGAAGTTCTGGTCCTCGATGGTCGCCTTTTCCACCTGGTCGGTGGTCTTGTAGCGCTCCGAAATCTTCACGCCGTCGCTGATTCGGCGCATTTCGATCTGCGAGACCGGGGTGCCCTTGCCGGGATGGATGTTTTCGGCGGACAGAACCACATAGAGCTTGCCGTCTTGCTCGATGACGTTGCCCTTGCGAATAGAACTGGCGATGACTCTCACAGTGAATTTTCCTGAATTTGTCGGCCGAGGCCGGATGGGGCACGATTGCTGCCACGCGGCCTGCGAAGCGATTTCGGGCTGCAACATACTGATTTGCGGTCGGAATGCCAGCGCCTTGCAACCGAAAAAGGGGCCGTTTTGACCCCCGAAACCACCCCGATTTCACCCTGGTGGAGCCCAAACCGCCACAATGACCGCCGCGGCTTCCTCACCGCGCGTGGGCAAATAACGCGCGCCGTCAGGGCCTGGTTCGACGCTAACGGCTTCACCGAGGTGGAAACCGGGGCGCTGGTGGTGTCGCCGGGCAATGAGACCCATCTGCACGCGCCGCGATCGGATTTGACCGGCCAT
It contains:
- the efp gene encoding elongation factor P; the encoded protein is MRVIASSIRKGNVIEQDGKLYVVLSAENIHPGKGTPVSQIEMRRISDGVKISERYKTTDQVEKATIEDQNFSYLYQDADGYHFMNQETYDQVQVPPDVIGTSAPYLQENMVVKLSLHDMVPVAIVLPQRVTLEVVETEPVTKGQTASSSYKPAILSNGIRSAVPPHVGTGTRIVVLTEDGSYVERAKD
- a CDS encoding lytic murein transglycosylase, translated to MNQIDLRLTRRAVLQSGLGAAATLTLPGAALSAPAGFDAWRDGFRAKASAKGISAATYDRVMGRLEPDMSVFQKMKKQPEFHEQVWQYVNRRASDWRITAGKDALRKNSGLFDRIERDFGVERGTLLALWGVESAYGDPLVQTNHMRPVFPQLSALAWNEPRRRAYWETELINALRVVQNGWSTPDEMRGSWAGAMGHTQWMPEVWLNVGIDYDKDGRVSPFGKPDDALGSSARFLVNRGKYPRGEHWGYEVRADGAASSDAKRSYASWTAAGVTRADGQAFPQPNATAKLWTPAAGGPSFLLGQGFYAVRSYNPSMNYALAICHLGDRILGAPPFIQPFPGSERILTLAEVQELQTRLTRAGFDTGGTDGRVGNDTMQAVRNFQTKAGLLPADGYGGLKVLARLRQGG
- a CDS encoding class-II fumarase/aspartase family protein, which encodes MGSTVFDSVLFRDMFGTAEMREIFSDEALVGRYIEAEVALARAQARLGVVPKDAAVAIEAAGKSIKIDYDKLRHETEIVGYPILPLVHQLSAAAGEAGRFVHWGATTQDIMDTANVLQIRAALKIVARDLREVRGILQAMAKKYRDTPMAGRTHLQQALPVTFGYKAAVWLSSIDRHIERVDQALPRILLGEFSGAAGTLASVGEGGLEMQKLFCEELGLHQPSITWHVARDGIAEAVTLLGLITGTLGKIATDVMLLSSSEFGEVAEPFVPGRGASSTMPQKRNAISSELMLAAAKAVRQHVATMLDGMIHDLERATGPWHVEWASLPESFLLTAASLANAKFMLGGLVVHEKRMLDNLDLTHGLIVAEAVMMAAAPKLGRQHAHDVVYDACRKAIDGGGRLADILTEVPEIVEALGGKDEIRKHCDPANYLGLCGPMVDRVLSLSK